AGGAAGAGGATTCGAAGGTCCAATCCGAACGGAAACGTGATCGGGAACAGGTCTGGAGGTGTGTGCGCGAGGAACGTGAGGGCAAAGATGCCGACTGCAACCGCCAGCAGTCGCTTCGAGAGACGTGTGCTCCGACCGAACATGATACCGCCGTGCTCGCGTTCGTCGGTTGCCATGGACGGAATATCACAGGGCCCAGAATAAGCTTTCAGGTCAGCTACTCCTCGACCGACCCCATCACGTCCCCGAAATCCCTGTCCGTCTCGGCCCGTTCCGAGAAGACGAGTTCGTAGCCGTCCGGGTCGTGAACCGTCGTTTCGCGCGTGTTCCAGTCGGTCTCGTGGGGAGAGACGGAAATCTCGATTCCGTTCTCCTCGGCCCGCTCCGCCACGTCGTCGACGGACTCGTCCTCGACGGTGATGTACGTGGCGACGCCGTTCCCGCGAGCGGGCGTTTGCGGGGATTCCTCGTTCCAGGACCCGGATTCCTCGTCCCCGTCGTCCCGCTCCGCGACGAGCATGATGTCGGCGTACTTGCGGTACCGGACGTGGGACATCACGGGCATCGAGTAGATGACCTCGAATCCCAGCGTCTCGTACCACGCCGTGGATTCCTCGACGTTCGAGACGGTCAACTGCGGAAACAGCGGCATCGGATAGATATCGTGATCGGAATTCGACATGGTGACCCGAGGTTTTCCGGGATGGAGGATAAGGATTGTCCGACCGAGAGAAGGGGTAGCACGCTCGAATCCGCGTCGAAGTACGCGGATTCGTTACTCCCCGGGCACCGCGTAGGGATGTCCACGCCGTGGCTTCCGTTTCCGGAGGTAGAAGGCGTAAACGATGATGGCACCGATGATGGGCGGAATGAAAAAGGCGAGAAACATGCCGACGGCCCACATGTCAGCCGTCTCCATACCGCGATCTTTCGCGTCCCGATAGATCCACACGGCACAGATAACGGCGAGCGGAATCGCGAGAAACCACGGGATGACGATGTGTACTCCGGCCATGAGAGACGGTCGAAACGATTGGCTATATGTCTTGTCGTCTCGTGACAACTTACGACTCCTTTGCGTATTCGTCACGATTCCGTTTCATACTCGTCCCCGGAGAACGTGCCCCGTTCGATCGACTCTTCGGCATTTTCGACGGTGCTCGTCGCTCGCAGTCGGTCGTACTTCCGGTCGAACTGCTCGTCGGTGAGTTCGCCGCGAGCGTACCGGTTCCGGAGCGCGACGACCGCCTCGTCTTGGCTGCCCTCGGCGGCGAGCAGTCGCTCGACGCCGTGTTCGAACTGGGCTTCGCTCATCGCGCCGTCGGCGTACCGACGGCGCAGGTGGGCGAGCGCGTTGTCCGTCGCGTGTGAGGGACGCGACGGCTTCGGAGAAGTCGATTCCGGTGAATTCGATACAGACGATTCCGATTCTGGTGGGACCGATTCCGGGGAATCTCGTTTCGACTCGTCGTATCGAGTGTCCGTGAAACGAGCGGATCGTTCGTCATCTCCCCAGTCCATCGATACAAGAGACAGCATGACTGGGATAATCATGAGTATCCAAAACACCACAGCAAGCGTCAGATTCCCGGCGAGAAACGTCACGACTCCGAGACCGAAGACGAAGAGCGTGGTGAACCCAAAGGATTGGAATCCGCTCTTGGTTGCCGAATCGGTCATTACCGAACCGTCAATGTGATTGGGTAAAAACGAATCGGCGCGGTCACTCCTCACCCGAATCGCGCACGGTGAGCACGGGAATCGTCGCCCGTCGGAGCACCGTCTCGGCCACGCTTCCCATCACGAACCTGTCGATGCCGGTTCGACCGTGGGTTCCCATGACGATGCAGTCTACGTCGTGGTCGTCTACGTAGTCGAGGATTTGCTCGGCGGGGCGTCCGTGACGGGTTTCCTGTCTGGCCTGTGCGCCCTCGCTCGTGACCCGCGAGACGGCGTCACCGCACGCGCGCTTGCTCTCGCTCTCCATGAGTTCCATGAGCGACCCCGACCGGGCGACCCGCGAATCGATGACGTAGAGGACGTGGACGAACGCGTCGTACTCGGCGGCGAACTCGGCACACTCGTCGATCGCTCGCTCCGATCCTTGGGTTCCATCTATCGGAAGGAGGACGTTCTCGTACTCCGTCGTCGTCGTTCGTCCGTCGTCCGAACCGTCAAGACGGGACACTCCGAGAGCCGACTCACTTTGCGCGCCGTGCTTCCGACGACGTAGGATTCGAGGCGACCGTGTTTGCCGGTCCCCATCGAAATCAGGCTGACGTCGTGGTCGTCGGCGTAGTCGAGGATTTCCCGGAAGGGAACGCCCGCCTCCATCGCTTCCGTCACCTGGACGTCGTACCCGCGTGCCCGCTCGGCGACCGCGGCCGTCGCCGCTTTCCCTTCCTCTTCGAGCAGATCGACGAGGCCGGAAAGTCCCTCGTCGGCGTTCGCCACGCCCAGTTGCGGCATGTCGATGACGTACAACGCGTAGACCGTCGCGCCGGTTTTCGCCGCGAGTCGTAACCCGTGCTCGATTGCCGCGTCCGTCGTCTCCGCGCCGTCGGTCGGTATGAGAATCGAATCGTTCATCGTCGGCAATTCGACGGCGATGGACTTCAATCGATTTCCCCCGGTACGCGGGCGCCACGATACACCAACGAGCCTGCTCGATGGATTTTGTCGTCACACCGTGAACGATTGAGATAGGGATTTGTCCGGTTCCGTCGAATGAACAGTGGGGTGGCACGTGAGCAGTGCGGCGCGTCCACGGGGGTGTATAAATGTTGGTTCCACTTCAAACAGGAGTTCAAATTCCACCGATAACGAACAGTATGCTCGTCGTCTTGGGAATCATCCTCCTCGCGTTCGTCCTCTTCGTCACCGAGTTGTTTCCCGTGGACGTGACGGCGCTCATCATCCTCGTCCTCCTAATGGTGTTCGGCCACTGGACGAAGGTGTCCCCGACGGAGGGACTCACCGGGTTTTCCAACGAGGCGACGATCACGGTCCTCGCCATGCTCATCCTCAGCGAGAGCGTGCGCCAAACGGGCGCAGTGCAACTGCTCGGCCATCGCGTCGCGGGCGTCGTCGGCGATAGCCAATTCAGACAGGTGTTCGCGACCGTCGGCATCGCCGGGTCCGTGTCGGGGTTCATCAACGACACGCCGGTCGTCGCCCTGCTCGTGCCCTTCGCCTCGGACCTGGCCCATCGTGGCAACACGTCGCCGTCGAAACTGATGATTCCGCTCTCCTACGCGGCCATGCTCGGCGGCACGCTCACTCTCATCGGCACCTCCACGAACCTGCTGGCGAGCGGCCTCGCACAGCAACTGTTGGGGCGCTCGCTCGGCATCTTCCAGTTCACGCCGGTTGGCGTCGTCGTCCTCATCACCGGGGCGCTCTACCTCGTCTTCGTCGCGCCACGTTTGCTTCCCGAGCGTGTTCGCCCGCGCGAAACGCTGTTGGAGGAGTACGAGGTCGAGGAGTATCTGGCCGAACTCGTCGCGCCGGAAAACTCGCCGCTCGTCGGGACACCCATCGCGGACGTGCCGACGGAAGCCGGGTTCGGCGGCGAAGTGAAAGAGGTCGTCCGGGAGGACACCGTCCTCTCGCCGTTTTCCAGCAAGCCTGTGGAACCGGACGACCACTTTCTCATCACGGCGAGTCGGCCCGACCTCACGTCGCTCATCGAAGCCGAGGCGTTGAACCCGTTGCCGACGGTGGGACGCGAACCCGCTGTCACCGAAGAGATGCCGGACGACGGTGCGGAAAGCGTCCTCATCGAGGTCGTCGTCCCGACCGATTCCGCGCTCATCGGCGAGACCATCGCGACGAGCACGACGCTCCGGCGCTACGACGCGACGCTCGTCGCCCTCCAGCGCGGGGACGTTCGCCTGCCGCGCGTCCGCGAAGCCGAGTTCGCCGTCGGGGACCTGCTGTTGCTCCAACTGCCCGCCGACGAACTGGAGCGCGTGGCCGAAACGCGCGACCTCATCGTCGCCCGCGAACTCCCGCGGGAGGACTACCGCTACGACAAGATACCTGTCGCCATCGCCATCCTCGCGGCCGTCGTCGGGTTGGCGGCGCTCGGATTCCTCGAAATCCAGGTCGCCGCGCTGGCGGGCGTCGTGGCGATGGTCCTCTCCGGGACGCTCTCGCCGACCGAACTGTACGAGGGCGTGGACTGGACCGTCATCTTCCTGCTCGCGGGCGTGATTCCGCTCGGCATCGCCATGGAGAACACCGGCACCGCCGCGTTCCTCGGTGCACTGGTCGCCACCTCCAGTCGGTTCCTCCCAACCATCGCCGTCCTCGGGGTGTTCTACCTGACGACCGTCGTCCTGACCAACATCATCAGCAACAACGCCACCGTCGCGCTCATGGTTCCCGTCGCCATCAACGCCGCCAGGGAGATCGGGGTGAATCCGCTCGCGTTCCTCCTCTCCGTGATGTTCGCCGCCAGCGCCGCGTTCATGAGCCCCGTCGGCTACCAGACCAACCTGTTCGTCTACGGCCCCGGTGGGTACCGATTCACCGACTTCGCCCGCGTCGGCGTGTGGTTGCAGATCATTTTGGCGATCGTGACGCCGATAACGATCGCGCTCTATTTCGGGCTGTGACGGCGAGTTGGGCTGTGACGACGGAGTGGGCTGTGACGGCGAGTTGGGCTGTGACGAGGGGTGGGTTCGGTTTTCTCGTGAGCGTCGCTGCCGGGAGAAACGGTTCGAAGAGTCACAGCGGTTCGCTACGAACCGGTGATTTTGATCGATTCACGGTTGCAATTACCGAGAATACTACCCCGAAAGCCCCCGTCCGTTCGCTTTGTCGGAGTGGGTTTGGTTACTTTGTGAGTGTAGTGACTACGAAGATGGCCCAGAAAGCCCACCTCCGTTCGCGGTCGCTGTGCAGGATATCCGCGCTCTCCGCAACGGTCGCGCGGATAGAGCCTGTACAGACGACCATGTAAACGCGAACGGAGGGCCCCTTTCAATCCACCCACACCACCACAACCGCCCCGCTACTGCACCGCGCCACAATCCTCCCCAACCGATTCCTCCCATCGTCACTTCGTTCCTCGCTCGTCATCCCTCGCGCGGGCGCACTATCGTGCGCTTTCGCGCGCCGTTCGGTTGGTCACTCGAAGAGATTTCTGTCGACAATCGAATGTGTAAATGTGAAATGAATCCCACCTCCGAATCCGAGAAAGCGACACGTTAATCTCCTCGGCGTGACACGGTGTACCTATGCGGGTTCGAGAATGGCAGGATGTCTTACAGGACGTTGTTGACCGCCGAGTCGATCCTGAAGGGTGGCGGGCCGCGGGGGGAAAGCGGGCAGGTGGTGTCGGCGAGGATCTGTATCTCGCCATCCGAAGGCTGGCCTCTACCATTTGAAGACGTACGCGAAAAACCCCTACCAGGTCCGGGGCGTCGGCACGCAGGTCGCCCGGAAATTGGACGACGAAATCGGGAGCTTCCTCCCCGAAAAAGAGTACCGTGGCGGACGGTTCGCGGTCCAGAATCCCGAGGAGAAGCGTCCGGAGAAAGACGAGATGGAAGCGCGGGCAAAGCGCATCGAGGAAACAATCAAGGCGCACGCGGACGCGCCGACGTCCGGTGCCGACCTCTTCGACGACGTGATGGAGGCCCTGGAAAGCCCGGCGTTCGGACCGATGGAGTTCGACGGGTACGACCGCCCGGAGGCCGTCTCGGATCTGGAGGAGACGTTCGAGGAGTCCGAAAAGCTCCTGAACGAGGAACTGGACGACCTCATCGACGAGGACGAGGTCGGGCGCGGGTTCCAGTAGTTCGGCGGGCCGAACGGATTTTCACTCGCGCAAAACAGGTCTGATTTCTCACTGGTGGCGAAACCGATAGTAGTGTCGAGCGAGTACGACACTCAGTGACCTTCGGATGCGCGTGACTCCCCCCGACATCGCAGTGCCCGATGGAAGAAACGGCGGTCGAGTGATCGCACTCATCGGTATTCTGTTGTCCATCGTCGTCGTCATCGACCCGCTCGTTCGCTCCGGGTCGGTATGGTTCCCGGAGTTCATCATCGAGATGACGCTCTCGGCGATGCTGATATACGTGGGGTATCGACTCACGCGAAGCGATATCGACGCGAAAACGCTCCAAAAAGTGGACGTTTCCTGTTTCAAGGGAATGCTCGCGCTCGGCGGGTTCGCGGCGGGCGTCATCGTCACCGCGAAAGTCTCGGGGTGGCACATCTCGAACCCCTATTTCCTCGTCCAAACGATGGTGACGAGCGGCGCGCTGTTGGGACTCGTTATCGGCGTCGCCGGGATGGTCGCACCGCTTCGCACCGGGTCGAAAGGTGGGGCGTCGAACGAGTCGAGCGATAATTCGAACACCTCGGGTACTGGGGCCGGTTCGACGAACCCGAGCGGTTCGACCGATTTGCCGAACTCGACCGGTTCGGCCGATTCGAACGATCCGAGGACCCCCTTTGCCGCCGACGCGGACAGTGCCGAACTTCCTGCCATTCCCGAGGGAGCTATCGCTACCGACGGGCTTCAAGCACCGTCCGGCGTGGTCGATGATTGGCTCGAAGTCCTCGCTGACAGGAACTGTCGGTACGTGCTTCGAATGGCGATGAACGCACCGGACGGCGTGCTCACGATCGATGAACTGACCGCCACCGACGAACTACGAAAGCGCTCGCTCGAAACCAACCTCCGTCACATAACCCTGCCGAAGCTATGGGACCTTCACCTCATCGACTACGACGACCGGACGGGAACGATTCGCTACGATAGCAACCCCGCGTTCGAGGAACTGTTCGAGACCGTCGAACGGTATCGACAGTAGTCCAATCCGCACCGTCTCGCCGGGATTTAAGCATCTCGCTCGCTCCGTTCCTTTCATGCGGGCAGCACACTCGGGTGACGACGTACCACCAGTATCGATGGATCGGGTGCGATGATGGTCGGACCGACTTCGAAGGAGGAACGCTCGTCCGCGATGTTACGACTGAAGATCGCCATCGTCCTGCTGGTCGGCGCGTCCGGCGGTCTCATCGCCTTCCACGGCGGGGCGACGCCGGTCGTTCTCGTCGGTGCGATCATCGGCGGTCTCATCCTCGGCGTTCTACTGACGTGGTATCTGAGCAGAATCACACGCTGATTTCGGCGGACGAACCACCCGCCATCAATCCATAGATGTTTAAAACAAAACGCCCAACGATCGGACATGAACCGGCTTGCAAAGGCCGCGGCGGTCGTCATCGCCGTCGCCGCGATTCCGTATTTTTGCTTCCTCGCCCTGTACGGGTACCTTCGCCCGGACGGCTCACCCGCCCGGAAACGGCAGGCTGAACCGACCGTAAGCATCATCCTTCCGACATACAACGAGGCGGATATCATCGAGAAGAAACTGGACGACCTGCTCGAACTCGACTACCCGATGGAGAAGGTCGAACTCGTCGTCGTGGATTCGAGCGACGACGAGACGCCCGAACTGATCCGCGAGTACTTCGCCGACCGCGAACACCCGTCGCTGAACCTCATCGAAGAGAGCGAGCGACGTGGACTCGCACCCGCGCTCAACGACGCTTACGCCGCCGCCGAGAACGAGATGGTGGTCAAGACCGACTGTGACTCTTACACCGCGAACGACGTGCTTCGCGTCGCGGCCGCGAACCTCGCCGACCCGGAGGTCGCCGCAGTGACCGGCCAGAACGCGGACGTGCTCGGCGGAAGCGAAGTCGAGGCGGGCTATCGCGGCGTCCAAGCACACATCCAGACGCTCGAATCGCATCTCGACTCGACGCTGATATTCCACGGACCGTTCTCTGCGTTCGAGAACGACGCCATCGTTCCCATCGACCCGGAGTCGCTCGCCGACGACACGGAACTCGCGTTGAAGATTCGTCGCAACGGCAAGCGCGTGATCTTCGACCCGGAGATCCGCTACAGCGAGGCCTCTCATTCGGACTTCCGAAAACGACGTCTCCAGAAGGATCGCCGCGGTATGGGATTGATTCGGCTACTCGCCCAACACCGCGATGCGCTCGGAAAACACGGAAAATACGGTGGCGTCGTGCTCCCCTTCAACTGGTGGTTCATGATCGTCTCGCCGTGGCTACTCGCGCTCGGAATCGGACTCCTGACCGGGGCTGCACTGGTCGCGGCGGGACCGTTCGGTCTCGTCGTCCCCGGTGGACTCGGTGCGTTCGTCAAACTCGGCGGGAGCGATCGACTCGGCCCGCTTCAACCTGTGTACGCCATCTTCGACACGCAAGTCTCGCTGTTCCGCGCGAGTTTGGAGTTGTTACGTGGTGAAGGCGATGGAACGTGGGAAATAGACGAGGAGCTACGGGAGGCGTTCGAATAGGTCGTACACTCCACGCAGGAAAACCACCAGTGTTCGTCGTCGTCACGGAGGGATAGTAATGAATCAACGAACCGTCATTCGCTGTGTCAATCCGAAATGAACGATCACGCATAGTACGAATACGCTGTACTTTTAACGAATCGTTCGGTAGTAGCGGTAATGCCTCGTATATCGGTCATCATTCCAACATACAATGACGAGGATGATATCGGGAGAACGTTGGATTCCCTTCGAGCGCAAACATTCCAAGATTTCGAAGTGATCGTCGTGGATGATGGTGACGATGGAACTGCGGACATCGTTCGCGAATCGCCGTATCGCGTCGTGGAACGGACGACTACCGGTATCGCGAGTGCACTGAATCGCGGAATCGACGAAGCGGAAGGCGAGTACATCGCTCGTCACGATGCGGACGACACGTCGCACCCGGAACGGTTCGAGAAACAGACAGAGTTCCTCGACGAACATCCCGATGTCGGTGTGCTTGGCACCGGTGCATACATCGTCGAAGACGGGGAGATACGTGCGCGACGACGGGTTTTAGAACGGGTTCCGCGGGAGGCGTTCTTCGAAAAGAACCATCTCGTCCACGGAAGCGTCATGATGCGACGTGACGTACTCGACGATGTCGATTATTACGATGAACGGCTTGACCATATCGAGGATCTTGACCTATGGGTTCGAATCGCCGAAACGTCGACCATCGCAAACATCGACGAACCGTTGTACGACTTCACCGTTCACGAGGAGAGCGTCTATGCGGAACGGTTCGAAGAGGTGCTGTTACTCCACAAATTTATCAAGGAACGTGAGTCGGGAATCCCGAAGGAAGTCGAACAAGCGGTCTACGACGGTGACCCGTCCGCAATCCTTCCCCACATGGAGAACGATATCGCCACGCTCCATCGAACGATGGCGATAGAACACCTCCGCTACGGCCGACTGCGGGAAGCGCGGAAGGTGATCTCCAACTCGATTACGGAGGGGATGAGCGCCATCGACCTCCCACTCTACATCCTTTCGCTCACCTCTCCTGCGACGGCCAAGCGTGTCGCCGACATGTATCGAAAGATCCTCAATTGGCGGATAGCACGCCAAAACAAGCATTTGAGTCCAGTTTCGTCGCCCCGATAGCGGATCGATCTCACACCCATTCTCGGCCGCGTCCCGGTAGACCCCTAGAAGAGTGACACGCAAGTTGTCGCTCAGGAGTAACAGCACGCACCCGTAAATGACTGCGCCAACCGATATCACGCTGCCGACCTTCCACCAAACGTCGAGCGTCAATAGGTTCGTAAGTATCTCTATGACTAGATACATGACGCCCCCCGCGAGCAACTGTTCAAGAAGCGTCCGGGGAATGTGCGTGATGTTCGATAAAAGACGGTGTACCGTGAGCGCCCGGAAGACCCCACGAACGAATTCCGCTACTATCGTGGCGATTACGACGCCGATTCCGCCAAGGCTGGAAATCAACAGCAACCCCAATACGATGTTGATCGCCAACGTGACGACCGATATTCTGAGATCGAGATTCGGTTTGTCGAGTCCCGACAGTGTGCTCGAATAGATATCCGACTGTGTCTGGATGACACGGAAGAGTGCGAGCCCAACGAGAAACGTCGATGCATCCGCGTACTTCCCCCCGTAGGTCGTGACGACCAGTTTTGAGCCATCGATAGCGCACCGAAAAAGATCGGAATGGAGACGATACTCGAATAGGAGAGTGCATTGGAGATATCCCCGGACGGGTCCCCTCGTCGGCTGTGAATGTTGGAGATCTTCGGCATCAGACCATTGGTGATCGCTCCCGTCAGGAATATCGCGGGGAGCGTGAGTTTCATCGCCACTTCGTAGTCGCTGACCACCGCCTGCGTTAGGATCGTTCCGAGGAGGAGGATGTCCAACCGGTCGTACGTCTCCCCGATGAGGAACGATGGCATCGTATATCTCGCGTAGGACCAGACGGATTTCACGACGCCGAACGACGGGAGACTCGGAGAGAGATCTAGAAAATAGTACGTTATGGGGACCGTCAAGAAGGTCGCGGTAGCCAGTCCGAATCCCATCCCCGCGGCACCTAACCCAGCGAGAATGAACGCAATTTGCAGTGGAAGCGTCAGAACCGATCGAAGTGTGTCCAACCAGGTGGCGAGCGACGGGTTCCCTCGTGCTTTGAGGAGCCCCTGTAGCGGGAAGAAAAACGCGAGTGAGATCCAAATGGAGAAAAACACCCATCGAGCCATCGGGACGTTCGTATGGTCCACGACGAGATTCGTCGTTCCAACCACTGCTCCACAGAGGAAGAACAGGACAACGTTCAGGCAGAAGATCAGTCCCAGTAGTTCCGACTTCGCGCTCCCGTCCTCGGAGAACCGTTTTTTCACCGCGAAACCGATTCCACGAACTGGCTGATCGACGAGAAACACGATCGAGAGCAGGAAGTAAAAGCCGCCGAACGCGCTCGGGTCGAACAGACGAGCGAAAATGACCGTCCCAGCGAATCCAAAAGTCGCCATCACGCCTTTCGCAAGGAGTCCTTTGATTGACTCCCAGCCGAGAGACATCGTTTCTATTTCAGCCATGGAGAGGGGAAGCGATCGGTATTCTGGAAGTCGTGATAGTCCGACAGCCAAGAGATCCGCGGGTCGTTCGAACAGCTCCGTCGAAGCTGTATTCAGTCATTGCTACCGTGTAGAGACGAGATACGCTTATTCTTAGTCATAGGTATCCAAGGTCTTTCAGATCCTCTTCGACCGCATCGGATTTTACGATTCCGGACGGTTCGAACCGACTCTGTTTGCGCTGTAATGCTGGTCGACTCACTTCGTCTCCATCGCAGTCGAACACGCCGTTCGGATTCGCGATGAGCCCCTCCTCAATGGCAGCGGCCTTGTTTCCGTGACTCGCGTACGCGGTCGTCCGATCAAGCATCCCCTTCCGGTATTCTTCGCCGAGGACGATGGACGGAATATCGATACTCGATACGAGTTCGCTCTCGACAGAGGCGGTCGTTGCGAACGGGACATGCAATATCTCCTCACGTAACAGACCGGGGTGACCCCAGATTCCGTCCTCACCGAGCATC
The genomic region above belongs to Haladaptatus sp. R4 and contains:
- a CDS encoding SLC13 family permease, whose product is MLVVLGIILLAFVLFVTELFPVDVTALIILVLLMVFGHWTKVSPTEGLTGFSNEATITVLAMLILSESVRQTGAVQLLGHRVAGVVGDSQFRQVFATVGIAGSVSGFINDTPVVALLVPFASDLAHRGNTSPSKLMIPLSYAAMLGGTLTLIGTSTNLLASGLAQQLLGRSLGIFQFTPVGVVVLITGALYLVFVAPRLLPERVRPRETLLEEYEVEEYLAELVAPENSPLVGTPIADVPTEAGFGGEVKEVVREDTVLSPFSSKPVEPDDHFLITASRPDLTSLIEAEALNPLPTVGREPAVTEEMPDDGAESVLIEVVVPTDSALIGETIATSTTLRRYDATLVALQRGDVRLPRVREAEFAVGDLLLLQLPADELERVAETRDLIVARELPREDYRYDKIPVAIAILAAVVGLAALGFLEIQVAALAGVVAMVLSGTLSPTELYEGVDWTVIFLLAGVIPLGIAMENTGTAAFLGALVATSSRFLPTIAVLGVFYLTTVVLTNIISNNATVALMVPVAINAAREIGVNPLAFLLSVMFAASAAFMSPVGYQTNLFVYGPGGYRFTDFARVGVWLQIILAIVTPITIALYFGL
- a CDS encoding universal stress protein → MNDSILIPTDGAETTDAAIEHGLRLAAKTGATVYALYVIDMPQLGVANADEGLSGLVDLLEEEGKAATAAVAERARGYDVQVTEAMEAGVPFREILDYADDHDVSLISMGTGKHGRLESYVVGSTARKVSRLSECPVLTVRTTDERRRRSTRTSSFR
- a CDS encoding SHOCT domain-containing protein, whose amino-acid sequence is MTDSATKSGFQSFGFTTLFVFGLGVVTFLAGNLTLAVVFWILMIIPVMLSLVSMDWGDDERSARFTDTRYDESKRDSPESVPPESESSVSNSPESTSPKPSRPSHATDNALAHLRRRYADGAMSEAQFEHGVERLLAAEGSQDEAVVALRNRYARGELTDEQFDRKYDRLRATSTVENAEESIERGTFSGDEYETES
- a CDS encoding VOC family protein, producing MSNSDHDIYPMPLFPQLTVSNVEESTAWYETLGFEVIYSMPVMSHVRYRKYADIMLVAERDDGDEESGSWNEESPQTPARGNGVATYITVEDESVDDVAERAEENGIEISVSPHETDWNTRETTVHDPDGYELVFSERAETDRDFGDVMGSVEE
- a CDS encoding glycosyltransferase — encoded protein: MNRLAKAAAVVIAVAAIPYFCFLALYGYLRPDGSPARKRQAEPTVSIILPTYNEADIIEKKLDDLLELDYPMEKVELVVVDSSDDETPELIREYFADREHPSLNLIEESERRGLAPALNDAYAAAENEMVVKTDCDSYTANDVLRVAAANLADPEVAAVTGQNADVLGGSEVEAGYRGVQAHIQTLESHLDSTLIFHGPFSAFENDAIVPIDPESLADDTELALKIRRNGKRVIFDPEIRYSEASHSDFRKRRLQKDRRGMGLIRLLAQHRDALGKHGKYGGVVLPFNWWFMIVSPWLLALGIGLLTGAALVAAGPFGLVVPGGLGAFVKLGGSDRLGPLQPVYAIFDTQVSLFRASLELLRGEGDGTWEIDEELREAFE
- a CDS encoding glycosyltransferase family A protein is translated as MPRISVIIPTYNDEDDIGRTLDSLRAQTFQDFEVIVVDDGDDGTADIVRESPYRVVERTTTGIASALNRGIDEAEGEYIARHDADDTSHPERFEKQTEFLDEHPDVGVLGTGAYIVEDGEIRARRRVLERVPREAFFEKNHLVHGSVMMRRDVLDDVDYYDERLDHIEDLDLWVRIAETSTIANIDEPLYDFTVHEESVYAERFEEVLLLHKFIKERESGIPKEVEQAVYDGDPSAILPHMENDIATLHRTMAIEHLRYGRLREARKVISNSITEGMSAIDLPLYILSLTSPATAKRVADMYRKILNWRIARQNKHLSPVSSPR
- a CDS encoding lipopolysaccharide biosynthesis protein, which gives rise to MAEIETMSLGWESIKGLLAKGVMATFGFAGTVIFARLFDPSAFGGFYFLLSIVFLVDQPVRGIGFAVKKRFSEDGSAKSELLGLIFCLNVVLFFLCGAVVGTTNLVVDHTNVPMARWVFFSIWISLAFFFPLQGLLKARGNPSLATWLDTLRSVLTLPLQIAFILAGLGAAGMGFGLATATFLTVPITYYFLDLSPSLPSFGVVKSVWSYARYTMPSFLIGETYDRLDILLLGTILTQAVVSDYEVAMKLTLPAIFLTGAITNGLMPKISNIHSRRGDPSGDISNALSYSSIVSIPIFFGALSMAQNWSSRPTGGSTRMHRRFSLGSHSSVSSRHSRISIRAHCRDSTNRISISEYRSSRWRSTSYWGCC
- a CDS encoding universal stress protein, which produces MSRLDGSDDGRTTTTEYENVLLPIDGTQGSERAIDECAEFAAEYDAFVHVLYVIDSRVARSGSLMELMESESKRACGDAVSRVTSEGAQARQETRHGRPAEQILDYVDDHDVDCIVMGTHGRTGIDRFVMGSVAETVLRRATIPVLTVRDSGEE